In Candidatus Hydrogenedentota bacterium, one genomic interval encodes:
- a CDS encoding 2-oxoacid:acceptor oxidoreductase family protein: MLFEFTMAGFGGQGILYMGDVLAQAALREGLNATFLPTYGAAMRGGTANCVVFISDEEIGAMTLDQPSAAVLMNQASLDKFQAVVRPGGLLVANTSLADSSTLRRSDLRVVWIPATQISKETVGTERSANIVALGALLKAEPVVKVSTIEDIFKDGATGKRAAMLESNRAAFRAGLDFGT; the protein is encoded by the coding sequence ATGCTGTTTGAGTTCACGATGGCGGGCTTTGGCGGACAGGGTATCCTATACATGGGCGATGTGCTTGCCCAAGCCGCGCTTCGCGAGGGGTTGAATGCCACATTCCTGCCTACGTACGGCGCGGCTATGCGTGGCGGTACGGCCAATTGCGTCGTGTTTATCTCGGACGAAGAAATCGGCGCGATGACACTCGACCAGCCTAGTGCGGCCGTGCTGATGAACCAGGCGTCTCTCGACAAGTTCCAGGCCGTGGTGCGGCCCGGCGGCCTGCTTGTCGCGAACACGAGTCTCGCCGATTCCTCGACGTTGCGCCGAAGCGATCTGCGCGTCGTGTGGATTCCCGCTACCCAGATTTCAAAGGAGACCGTGGGCACGGAACGCTCGGCGAACATCGTTGCGCTGGGCGCCTTGCTGAAAGCGGAGCCCGTCGTCAAGGTCTCAACGATCGAGGACATCTTCAAGGACGGCGCCACGGGCAAGCGCGCCGCCATGCTCGAGAGCAACCGCGCGGCGTTCCGCGCTGGACTCGACTTCGGAACCTGA
- a CDS encoding 2-oxoglutarate oxidoreductase yields MSEAVFDRPRYLCDVVTHYCAGCTHGTAHRIVAEAIEHFGVGERTVAVAPAGCSVMLYKYFDVDSIEAPHGRALALGTGIKRARPDLFVFTYQGDGDLASIGLCETMHAANRGEGISVIYVNNAVYGMTGGQMAPTTLLGQRTTTTPAGRKHDNEGHPLKMAEMMATLDGVLYSERVALYDPKQIRRARKAIFHAFEIQIKYSGFGFVEVLSACPTNLHLDAIQSQKWVENEMCQVFPLGLFKDVAGKVPERPMAGQEPEINGVSQGTCHAV; encoded by the coding sequence ATGAGTGAAGCCGTTTTTGACCGTCCCCGGTACTTGTGCGACGTCGTGACGCATTACTGCGCGGGTTGCACGCACGGCACGGCGCACCGGATCGTTGCGGAAGCGATCGAGCATTTCGGCGTCGGCGAAAGGACCGTTGCGGTCGCGCCCGCCGGATGCAGCGTCATGTTGTACAAGTATTTCGACGTCGATTCGATCGAGGCGCCGCACGGGCGCGCGCTCGCGCTCGGCACGGGCATCAAGCGGGCCCGGCCCGACCTTTTTGTGTTCACGTATCAGGGGGACGGCGACCTTGCCAGCATCGGCCTGTGCGAGACGATGCACGCGGCCAACCGCGGCGAGGGAATCTCGGTCATCTACGTCAACAATGCCGTTTACGGGATGACCGGCGGTCAGATGGCGCCGACAACGCTGCTCGGCCAGCGCACGACCACGACGCCCGCGGGGCGTAAGCACGACAACGAAGGGCATCCGCTGAAGATGGCGGAAATGATGGCCACGCTCGACGGTGTCCTGTATTCGGAGCGCGTCGCGCTGTACGACCCGAAACAGATACGCCGCGCGCGCAAGGCGATTTTTCACGCGTTTGAAATCCAGATCAAGTACAGCGGATTTGGTTTTGTCGAGGTTTTGTCGGCCTGCCCGACGAATCTCCATCTCGATGCAATTCAGTCGCAGAAGTGGGTGGAAAACGAGATGTGTCAGGTGTTCCCGCTCGGCCTGTTCAAGGACGTGGCCGGGAAGGTCCCCGAGAGACCCATGGCCGGCCAAGAGCCGGAAATCAACGGCGTCAGCCAAGGCACCTGCCATGCTGTTTGA